In one window of Dokdonia sp. PRO95 DNA:
- a CDS encoding ATP-binding protein — MLALVLIAFLMIAAVTYFQYKEQIRDYNEERLERKESSIKKTIDFVLDNTSWELKTDRIPYIFKEKIYEIASIQGENLTMYDLDGEPLISSTDQLFDSPAQKKLCLETLENLEKSEEKRYVNQLDGEVSQQLSYSYINDPKYRPLAILEIQYEDSEAFINKELREILWRLVVVNILMVLTAILLAYFLARYITKTLKTVEDNIKETQLDKRNEKIDTTELPSELTTLVNAYNRMIDELEGSAVKLAQNEREAAWREMAKQVAHEIKNPLTPMRLSVQSFERRFDPEDPEVHDKIKEYSKTLIQQIDTMSSIASAFSNFADMPAQQSEILNVPNIVKLSVDIFNERYIYFSSEKEELYANFDRTQLIRVVTNLVKNAVQATKTTEHPNIIVAVQELETEVEITVTDNGIGISAENEVKIFEPKFTTKSSGMGLGLAMVKNIMETYNGSITFTSEEGKGTVFKVVFPK, encoded by the coding sequence ATGCTTGCATTGGTATTGATTGCCTTCTTGATGATTGCTGCTGTTACTTACTTTCAATACAAAGAGCAAATAAGAGACTATAATGAGGAACGATTAGAACGTAAAGAGTCTTCCATTAAGAAAACCATAGACTTTGTATTAGATAACACCAGCTGGGAGCTCAAGACAGATAGAATACCGTATATCTTTAAGGAGAAAATATATGAAATCGCAAGTATACAGGGTGAGAATCTCACAATGTATGATCTAGATGGGGAGCCTCTTATCTCGTCTACAGATCAATTATTTGATAGTCCCGCGCAAAAGAAATTATGTCTTGAGACCTTAGAAAACTTAGAAAAATCTGAAGAAAAACGATATGTAAATCAGCTGGATGGTGAGGTGTCTCAACAACTCTCTTATAGCTATATAAATGACCCTAAATATAGACCACTCGCCATACTTGAGATACAGTATGAAGATAGTGAGGCTTTTATTAATAAGGAACTCAGAGAGATATTGTGGCGTCTGGTGGTGGTAAATATCCTTATGGTATTAACCGCAATTTTGCTCGCTTATTTTCTGGCGAGGTATATTACAAAAACGCTCAAAACGGTAGAGGATAACATAAAAGAAACCCAACTAGATAAACGTAACGAGAAAATTGATACCACAGAGCTTCCATCAGAGCTTACGACCTTAGTAAACGCTTATAATCGCATGATTGATGAGCTAGAAGGTAGTGCGGTGAAGCTTGCGCAAAACGAGCGTGAGGCCGCCTGGAGAGAGATGGCAAAGCAAGTAGCACATGAGATTAAAAACCCGCTTACGCCTATGCGACTCTCTGTACAGAGTTTTGAGCGCCGTTTTGACCCAGAAGATCCAGAGGTTCACGATAAAATAAAGGAATACAGCAAGACGCTCATACAGCAAATAGATACAATGAGCAGTATTGCGAGTGCATTTTCAAACTTTGCAGACATGCCTGCACAGCAAAGCGAAATTCTTAATGTGCCCAATATTGTAAAGCTTTCAGTAGATATATTTAATGAACGTTACATCTACTTTTCTAGTGAAAAGGAAGAGCTCTATGCAAATTTTGACCGCACACAGTTAATTCGCGTAGTTACAAATCTGGTTAAAAATGCAGTGCAAGCAACCAAGACTACAGAGCATCCTAATATTATTGTAGCTGTACAAGAGCTAGAAACGGAGGTTGAGATTACTGTGACAGATAATGGAATAGGGATTTCAGCAGAGAATGAAGTAAAAATCTTTGAGCCTAAATTCACAACCAAATCTAGCGGAATGGGCCTAGGACTAGCAATGGTAAAAAATATTATGGAGACCTATAATGGAAGTATTACCTTTACTTCAGAAGAAGGAAAAGGAACTGTATTTAAAGTTGTTTTTCCAAAATAA
- a CDS encoding CopD family protein, with the protein MAEYYPYFKSLHIIFVVTWFAGLFYMPRLFVYQVEASEKPSPDKEILGKQLGLMAHRLWKIITGPSMVLTVIFGSLMFYINPGLFSAPWMHIKLAFIVLLFLYHWKTWRIHKTFQAGTFKYTSRQMRLWNEGATLILFAVVFLAVTKSTTNWIFGMLGLVGLAVLLMLGIKLYKKIQDKNPDA; encoded by the coding sequence ATGGCAGAATACTACCCTTATTTCAAATCCCTACACATCATTTTTGTGGTCACTTGGTTTGCTGGCTTATTTTATATGCCGCGTCTTTTTGTATATCAAGTAGAAGCTAGTGAAAAACCATCACCAGATAAAGAGATACTTGGCAAGCAACTTGGCTTAATGGCACACCGCCTATGGAAGATTATTACAGGCCCTTCTATGGTCCTCACGGTGATTTTTGGGAGTTTGATGTTTTATATAAATCCAGGGCTTTTTAGTGCCCCGTGGATGCATATTAAACTTGCTTTTATTGTGTTGTTGTTTTTATATCATTGGAAAACCTGGCGTATACACAAGACATTTCAAGCAGGTACTTTTAAATATACTTCTAGACAAATGCGCCTTTGGAATGAAGGAGCAACGCTTATACTTTTTGCGGTTGTTTTTCTAGCAGTCACAAAAAGCACAACCAATTGGATTTTTGGAATGCTAGGTCTTGTAGGTCTGGCAGTATTATTGATGCTAGGCATAAAACTGTATAAGAAAATACAAGATAAAAATCCAGATGCCTAA
- a CDS encoding glycosyl hydrolase, with product MKTKLCYLLLAVCSVLSFDTFAQTPDPSTYEALEYRLIGPFRGGRSAAVTGVPGQPDLFYMGSTGGGVWRTTNGGKEWENISDGYFGGSIGAVEVSKSDPNVIYVGGGEKTLRGNVSSGYGIWKSEDAGKTWIQSGLKNSRHVPRIRVHPTNSDIVYAGVLGNIYKPTQERGVYKSTDGGKTWRKTLFSNADSGVVDLIIDPNNPRVLYATTWNARRTPYSLSSGGEGSAVWKSTDSGETWKEISTNDGFAEGILGIMGITVSPANSNRLYAMVENQEQGGLYTSTDAGTTWKKINDERKLRQRAWYYTRLYADTKDENTVYVLNVRYHKSTDGGKTFSTHNAPHGDHHDLWIAPEDPNRMIIGDDGGAQVSYDGGRSWSTYMNQPTAQFYRVTTDNAFPYRIYVAQQDNSTIRIPHRTEGGSITENDWESTAGGESAHIAVDPENNEIVYGGSYDGFLTRVNHEKNTVRSVSVWPDNPMGHGVEDMKYRFQWNFPIIFSKHNPNRLYTFSQSVHVSENEGQSWEVISGDLTTNDPEKMKSSGGPITQDNTSVEYYCTIFAAAESPLKEGLLWVGSDDGLVHVTRNGGQSWENVTPKGMPKNMMINSVEPSAFEEGTAYVAGTRYKLGDFAPYLYKTTDYGKSWKKITSGIPTEHFTRVVREDPKQKDLLYAGTETGMYISFDDGKNWKSFQLNLPIVPITDLTIKDDNLIVATQGRSLWIIDDLGMLHQSAFAKAGTNKLFKPKKTYRMGGRGGRSSLTAGTNHPGGVMTYFNLKDFDKKKDTVTLTYMSMAGDTLQSYSTGSKKKKLKAKKGGNMFAWNTRIDGAERLDGMILWWASLDGPQAVPSNYKVSLNVNGDVQTETFEIVANPNAEATVADMQKQHDFISDVNKSVDRAHQSIKKIRKINKQLKSFTAQYKDDPRTEVLREKAKTMQEEFGKIEKELYQTKNRSGQDPLNFPIKLTNKLGHLNSLVGMGDFGPTDQDVAVKNELTAAINTQLNAFDTMLDAEVSKFNEEFNSLKLDYLFVEDAKE from the coding sequence ATGAAGACAAAATTATGCTACCTATTACTGGCGGTGTGCTCAGTATTATCTTTTGATACGTTTGCACAAACACCAGACCCTTCTACTTACGAAGCTTTAGAATATAGACTCATTGGCCCTTTCCGTGGTGGTCGAAGTGCTGCCGTTACTGGAGTGCCGGGACAACCAGACCTATTTTATATGGGAAGTACAGGTGGTGGTGTGTGGCGCACTACAAATGGCGGTAAAGAATGGGAAAATATCTCAGATGGCTATTTTGGAGGAAGTATAGGAGCCGTTGAGGTTTCAAAAAGCGACCCAAACGTTATTTATGTAGGTGGTGGTGAGAAAACGCTAAGAGGTAACGTATCTTCTGGATATGGTATCTGGAAGTCTGAAGATGCAGGGAAAACTTGGATACAGTCTGGTCTTAAAAACAGCCGCCACGTGCCAAGAATACGTGTACATCCTACTAATTCTGATATAGTATATGCAGGGGTTTTAGGTAACATCTATAAACCTACACAAGAGCGTGGCGTTTATAAAAGTACAGACGGTGGTAAGACGTGGAGAAAAACACTCTTTTCTAACGCAGATAGTGGTGTCGTTGACTTAATTATAGATCCAAACAACCCAAGAGTACTGTACGCTACTACGTGGAATGCTCGTAGGACACCTTACAGTTTAAGTTCTGGGGGAGAAGGATCGGCCGTGTGGAAAAGTACAGACAGCGGTGAGACGTGGAAAGAGATTTCTACAAACGATGGTTTTGCCGAAGGTATACTAGGGATTATGGGAATCACTGTTTCTCCAGCAAACAGTAACCGTCTGTATGCAATGGTAGAAAACCAAGAGCAAGGAGGTTTATATACCTCTACAGACGCAGGTACGACTTGGAAAAAAATAAACGATGAGCGTAAGCTACGCCAGCGTGCTTGGTATTACACACGTCTATATGCAGATACTAAGGATGAGAATACAGTGTATGTACTGAACGTGCGTTACCACAAATCGACAGATGGAGGTAAAACCTTCAGCACACATAACGCACCGCACGGAGATCACCACGACTTATGGATAGCTCCAGAAGACCCTAACCGTATGATTATAGGTGATGATGGTGGCGCACAAGTGTCTTATGATGGTGGTCGCTCTTGGAGTACGTATATGAACCAGCCTACGGCTCAGTTTTATCGTGTGACTACAGATAATGCCTTTCCGTACAGAATTTATGTAGCGCAGCAAGATAATAGCACAATACGCATTCCGCACCGCACAGAAGGTGGTAGCATTACAGAAAATGACTGGGAGAGTACCGCCGGTGGTGAGTCTGCACATATAGCTGTAGATCCAGAAAATAATGAGATTGTGTATGGAGGAAGTTACGACGGATTCTTAACGCGTGTAAACCACGAGAAAAATACCGTACGTAGCGTATCTGTATGGCCAGATAACCCAATGGGTCACGGTGTGGAGGATATGAAATACCGCTTCCAGTGGAATTTCCCTATCATCTTCTCAAAGCATAATCCTAACAGATTGTACACATTCTCACAAAGCGTGCACGTGAGTGAAAATGAAGGTCAAAGCTGGGAAGTAATAAGTGGTGATCTTACGACTAACGACCCAGAAAAAATGAAATCTTCTGGAGGACCTATCACACAAGATAATACTTCTGTAGAGTACTACTGTACCATTTTTGCAGCGGCAGAGTCTCCTCTTAAAGAAGGACTTCTCTGGGTAGGTAGTGATGATGGACTTGTACACGTTACTCGTAATGGAGGGCAATCTTGGGAAAACGTAACCCCTAAAGGGATGCCAAAAAATATGATGATTAATAGTGTGGAGCCATCTGCCTTTGAAGAAGGAACAGCCTACGTGGCTGGAACACGTTATAAATTAGGTGACTTTGCTCCTTATTTATATAAAACTACAGACTACGGTAAGTCGTGGAAAAAGATTACAAGTGGTATACCTACAGAGCATTTTACACGCGTAGTACGTGAGGATCCAAAACAAAAAGATTTGTTATACGCCGGTACAGAGACGGGTATGTACATCAGTTTTGACGATGGTAAAAACTGGAAATCATTCCAACTTAACTTGCCTATCGTCCCTATTACAGATCTTACGATTAAGGATGACAACCTCATTGTAGCAACACAGGGACGTAGCCTTTGGATTATAGATGATTTGGGAATGTTGCATCAGTCCGCTTTCGCGAAAGCGGGAACAAATAAATTGTTTAAACCTAAGAAAACGTACCGAATGGGCGGCCGTGGTGGTAGATCGAGCCTTACAGCTGGAACTAATCATCCAGGTGGTGTGATGACTTATTTTAACCTCAAGGATTTTGATAAGAAAAAGGATACCGTTACCCTTACTTATATGAGTATGGCGGGTGATACTTTGCAATCATATAGTACAGGTAGTAAAAAGAAAAAGCTGAAAGCCAAAAAAGGTGGAAATATGTTTGCTTGGAATACTAGAATAGACGGCGCAGAGCGTCTAGATGGTATGATATTATGGTGGGCAAGTCTTGACGGGCCACAAGCAGTACCTAGTAATTACAAAGTGTCACTTAATGTAAATGGTGATGTGCAAACAGAGACTTTTGAAATTGTTGCAAATCCTAATGCAGAGGCGACAGTGGCAGATATGCAGAAGCAACACGATTTCATTTCTGATGTAAATAAATCTGTAGACAGAGCGCACCAGAGTATCAAAAAGATTAGAAAAATCAATAAGCAACTCAAGTCATTTACTGCGCAATATAAAGACGACCCACGTACAGAAGTACTGCGTGAGAAAGCAAAAACAATGCAGGAAGAGTTTGGTAAGATTGAGAAAGAACTCTATCAGACTAAGAACCGTTCTGGTCAAGATCCGCTTAACTTCCCTATTAAGTTAACTAATAAATTAGGGCATTTAAACAGCCTTGTGGGTATGGGAGATTTTGGACCTACAGACCAAGACGTAGCTGTAAAAAATGAACTTACGGCAGCAATCAATACACAACTCAATGCCTTTGACACAATGCTAGATGCAGAGGTGTCAAAATTTAATGAAGAGTTTAATAGCTTGAAGTTAGATTATCTTTTTGTAGAAGATGCAAAAGAGTAA
- the hemH gene encoding ferrochelatase, with amino-acid sequence MNKGVLMVNLGSPDSTDPKDVKKYLGEFLMDERVIDVPYAARALLVKGIILNTRPKKSAEAYSKIWWDEGSPLIVLTERLQEKVQSHTKLPVEIAMRYGTPSIKEGLQKLHDQGIDEVMLLPLYPQYAMATTETILVLAEEIRAEFFPKMKITDVKPFYNKPEYIKVLGDSIADSLKGVDYEHLLFSYHGVPERHIRKSDVTSMHCKIDGSCCMSQSKAHEFCYRHQCYETTRLVGEYLGMEPLTYSTSFQSRLGFDPWLQPYTDRTIERMGKEGFKKMAIATPAFVSDCLETLEEIAMEGEEIFHEAGGKDFHTIPCINDRDDWAGVVAGWINEWALVEAGKAIA; translated from the coding sequence ATGAACAAAGGAGTTTTAATGGTTAATCTGGGATCACCAGATAGTACAGATCCAAAAGACGTAAAAAAATACCTAGGCGAGTTCTTAATGGACGAGCGCGTAATAGATGTTCCTTATGCTGCAAGAGCATTGCTAGTAAAAGGTATTATCTTAAATACACGCCCTAAAAAGAGTGCAGAGGCCTATAGTAAGATATGGTGGGATGAAGGATCACCGTTAATTGTTCTTACTGAACGCTTGCAGGAAAAAGTGCAAAGCCACACAAAACTCCCTGTAGAAATCGCAATGCGATATGGTACACCTTCTATAAAAGAAGGACTTCAAAAATTACACGATCAAGGGATTGATGAGGTAATGCTATTACCATTATACCCTCAGTATGCAATGGCAACTACAGAAACCATCTTAGTACTAGCCGAAGAGATACGTGCTGAGTTTTTCCCTAAAATGAAGATTACAGATGTAAAGCCATTTTACAACAAGCCAGAGTACATCAAGGTGCTAGGAGACTCTATTGCAGATAGCCTTAAAGGTGTAGATTATGAACATCTCTTATTTTCTTATCACGGTGTACCAGAAAGGCACATACGTAAGAGTGATGTGACGAGTATGCACTGTAAAATAGATGGTTCTTGCTGTATGTCACAATCTAAGGCACACGAGTTTTGCTATCGTCACCAGTGTTATGAGACTACAAGGTTAGTAGGCGAATATTTAGGTATGGAGCCACTTACATACTCTACCTCCTTTCAATCACGTTTAGGTTTTGACCCGTGGTTACAGCCGTATACAGACCGTACAATAGAACGTATGGGTAAAGAAGGATTTAAGAAAATGGCAATTGCAACACCAGCATTTGTATCAGACTGTCTTGAGACGCTAGAAGAAATTGCGATGGAGGGTGAAGAAATCTTTCACGAGGCTGGAGGAAAGGACTTCCATACCATTCCTTGTATCAATGATCGTGATGACTGGGCAGGTGTTGTTGCAGGGTGGATAAATGAATGGGCGCTTGTAGAGGCTGGTAAGGCTATAGCGTAG
- a CDS encoding AraC family transcriptional regulator, which translates to MELNKKSNAQGLLKEIEIEDGFYVLRFDNNDSNVSQVEREVDSSFIQFHFCIKGSAVFNFNNGAYQLSITDENSLLLYNPQRDLPMNLELAPETWLVSVIISIKKFHSLFSSEANFMHFLSDENKDRKYYKDGSISPSMAIVLNQLMNYSLHPSIMQLYFKGKSYELLSLYFNRPADVDIEQCPFLVDEDNVQKIKRAKQIIIARMDAPPTLSELSDEIGLSLSKLKEGFKQIYGDSVFSFLFDYKMEVARQLLETGSHNVNEVGLKVGYSTASHFIAAFKKKFGTTPKKYLMSLG; encoded by the coding sequence ATGGAATTAAATAAAAAAAGTAACGCTCAAGGTTTGCTTAAAGAGATTGAAATAGAAGACGGTTTTTATGTCTTACGTTTTGATAACAATGATTCTAATGTGAGCCAAGTGGAGCGAGAGGTAGATAGTAGCTTTATACAGTTTCATTTTTGTATCAAGGGCTCTGCGGTGTTTAATTTTAATAATGGAGCCTATCAACTTTCTATTACAGATGAGAATTCGCTGTTACTATATAATCCGCAGCGTGATTTACCTATGAATCTAGAACTCGCCCCAGAGACCTGGCTGGTGAGTGTCATTATCTCTATCAAGAAATTTCATAGCTTATTTTCAAGCGAGGCAAATTTTATGCATTTCTTAAGTGATGAAAATAAAGATAGAAAGTACTACAAGGACGGCAGCATCTCACCTAGTATGGCGATTGTGCTTAACCAGTTAATGAATTACAGCTTGCACCCTTCTATAATGCAATTGTATTTTAAAGGAAAAAGTTACGAGCTACTAAGCCTCTACTTTAATAGACCAGCAGATGTAGATATAGAACAATGCCCTTTTCTAGTAGATGAGGATAATGTGCAAAAAATAAAGCGTGCTAAGCAAATAATTATTGCAAGAATGGATGCACCACCCACACTAAGTGAATTATCAGATGAGATAGGTCTCTCACTCAGTAAATTAAAAGAAGGCTTTAAACAAATCTATGGAGACTCTGTGTTTAGTTTCTTATTTGACTATAAAATGGAAGTCGCACGCCAGTTGCTAGAGACGGGATCACATAATGTAAATGAGGTAGGTCTTAAAGTAGGCTATAGTACGGCGAGTCACTTTATAGCTGCTTTTAAAAAGAAATTTGGTACCACCCCAAAAAAGTATTTAATGAGCTTGGGGTAG
- the hemA gene encoding glutamyl-tRNA reductase yields the protein MNREQQFYAIGLSYKKADATTRGHFAISETAQAAILNGARDEGVTALTVISTCNRTELYGFAPDAITLVKILCEHTHGTIEEFLDVAYLHKGDDAIAHLFKVGTGLDSQILGDFEIIGQLKIGFKRSKKLQLINPFMERLVNAVIQASKRIKNETEISSGATSVSFAAVQYIMARVPYMSEKNILLFGTGKIGRNTCENLVKHTKNEHITLINRTKEKADKIAGKFNLLVKEYAQIESEIAQTDVLVVATGAQKPTVSKEIIHSKKPLLILDLSIPKNVSNDVEELENVTLIHLDQLSKMTDATLKRRQGYIPQAEAIIKEITDEFNAWLQTRKFAPTVKALKARLKEVQAAELENVRKKTPDFSEATATAMSDKIIQKITNQVAHHLRHANGETEESIALISTIFQLDQHNV from the coding sequence TTGAATAGAGAGCAACAGTTTTATGCCATAGGTCTGAGTTACAAAAAAGCAGACGCGACCACGCGTGGGCATTTTGCAATATCAGAAACAGCACAAGCCGCCATTCTTAATGGCGCTCGCGATGAAGGCGTTACGGCTCTTACCGTAATATCTACTTGTAACCGTACAGAGTTATACGGCTTTGCACCAGACGCGATTACACTAGTAAAAATTTTATGCGAGCATACGCACGGAACTATAGAAGAGTTTCTAGACGTAGCATACTTGCACAAGGGAGATGACGCGATTGCCCACCTCTTTAAAGTAGGTACCGGTCTTGATAGCCAGATACTAGGCGATTTTGAAATTATAGGTCAGCTTAAGATTGGTTTTAAGCGTTCTAAAAAACTGCAACTTATTAATCCTTTTATGGAGCGATTAGTAAACGCCGTTATACAAGCCAGTAAGCGCATTAAAAATGAAACCGAGATTTCAAGTGGTGCAACTTCGGTGAGTTTTGCAGCAGTACAATATATAATGGCACGTGTGCCTTATATGTCAGAAAAGAATATTCTTCTTTTTGGTACTGGTAAAATAGGTCGCAACACTTGTGAAAACTTAGTGAAGCACACTAAAAATGAGCACATCACCCTCATTAATAGAACTAAAGAAAAGGCAGATAAAATCGCTGGTAAATTTAACTTACTAGTAAAAGAGTATGCCCAGATAGAAAGTGAGATTGCACAAACAGATGTACTCGTTGTAGCCACAGGAGCTCAAAAACCTACGGTAAGCAAAGAGATTATCCATTCTAAAAAGCCACTTCTTATACTAGATTTATCGATACCTAAAAACGTATCTAATGATGTAGAAGAGCTAGAGAATGTCACACTCATACATCTAGATCAATTATCAAAAATGACAGACGCCACACTTAAGCGTCGTCAAGGATATATCCCACAGGCAGAAGCCATCATAAAGGAAATTACAGATGAGTTTAACGCCTGGTTACAAACCAGAAAGTTTGCTCCTACCGTAAAGGCTCTCAAGGCTAGACTTAAAGAAGTACAAGCCGCAGAGCTAGAAAATGTACGCAAGAAAACTCCAGATTTTAGCGAGGCGACGGCAACAGCTATGAGTGATAAAATCATTCAGAAAATTACAAACCAGGTAGCACATCACCTGCGTCACGCAAATGGAGAAACCGAAGAAAGCATTGCCTTAATTTCCACTATTTTCCAACTAGATCAACATAATGTCTAA
- the hemC gene encoding hydroxymethylbilane synthase, whose amino-acid sequence MSKTIRIGTRDSELALWQAKTVQKQLEDHGYTTELVPVKSTGDLILDKPLYELGITGIFTKTLDVAMLNGTVDIAVHSMKDVPTALPIGIVQAAVLPRAETEDILVHKGAPDYKQACTIATGSLRRQAQWLNRYPNHKTTDIRGNVNTRLQKLEESDWTGAIFAKAGLKRINVLPENYEVLDWMIPAPAQGAMLVVAMEEDTFSKEACAKLNDRTTALCTHIEREFLRTLEGGCTAPIGALAQEIDGAIRFKGVLFSLDGATKIEVEQVVSTENALGFGTDCALEVLDNGGRALMKEIKSSLKK is encoded by the coding sequence ATGTCTAAAACGATACGAATAGGCACTCGAGACAGTGAGCTCGCTCTCTGGCAGGCAAAAACAGTTCAAAAACAACTAGAAGATCACGGCTATACCACAGAGCTCGTACCTGTAAAATCTACAGGGGACCTCATACTTGATAAGCCGTTATATGAACTAGGTATCACTGGCATTTTTACAAAAACACTAGATGTTGCAATGCTCAATGGTACGGTAGATATTGCCGTGCATAGTATGAAAGACGTCCCTACGGCATTACCTATAGGGATTGTGCAAGCTGCAGTATTACCTAGAGCAGAGACCGAAGATATTTTAGTACACAAAGGCGCGCCAGATTATAAGCAAGCCTGCACCATCGCGACAGGTAGTTTAAGAAGGCAAGCCCAGTGGCTCAATCGCTACCCTAACCACAAAACCACAGATATACGTGGTAATGTAAACACACGCTTACAAAAGCTAGAAGAAAGTGACTGGACGGGCGCCATTTTTGCAAAGGCAGGCCTTAAACGCATTAATGTACTTCCAGAAAATTATGAAGTACTTGACTGGATGATTCCTGCGCCGGCACAAGGAGCTATGCTCGTGGTAGCAATGGAAGAAGATACATTTTCTAAAGAAGCTTGTGCAAAGCTTAACGATCGCACGACAGCATTGTGCACCCATATAGAACGCGAGTTCTTACGCACGCTAGAAGGCGGTTGTACCGCACCCATAGGTGCACTAGCACAAGAAATAGATGGAGCCATACGTTTTAAGGGAGTCCTTTTTTCACTAGACGGCGCGACAAAGATTGAAGTTGAGCAAGTAGTCTCAACAGAAAATGCACTAGGTTTTGGTACAGACTGTGCGCTAGAGGTTCTTGATAATGGTGGTAGAGCATTAATGAAGGAAATCAAGAGTAGCTTGAAAAAATGA
- a CDS encoding uroporphyrinogen-III synthase, with protein MTVLSTKKLKPNQRELLLNAGLQFVEYDAIRTQEVAFTLSRKLKNIIITSQNGVRALCTNLSSEQVESIKSCFVVGIKTTALLAENGIKVTKTAQNGEELAHFIAKNHKNESFTYFCGRQRRDELPTLLKENNVACEEVMVYETHQITQSFDRTFDGILFFSPSGVNAFAKANKNTRAIDSTAFCIGETTATTARLHFKKVIVSNATTIESTIAKAVKILKE; from the coding sequence ATGACCGTGCTATCCACAAAAAAACTAAAGCCTAACCAGCGAGAGCTACTTCTCAATGCAGGCTTACAATTTGTGGAATATGATGCGATACGCACACAAGAGGTTGCTTTTACGCTTTCGCGAAAGCTAAAAAATATCATTATCACCTCTCAAAATGGAGTACGCGCTTTATGTACGAACCTTTCTAGTGAGCAAGTAGAAAGTATAAAAAGTTGTTTTGTTGTTGGCATAAAAACAACAGCACTTCTAGCCGAAAATGGCATAAAAGTGACAAAAACAGCTCAAAATGGAGAAGAATTGGCTCATTTTATAGCCAAAAACCATAAAAACGAATCGTTCACTTACTTCTGCGGGAGACAGCGCAGAGATGAGTTACCTACATTACTCAAAGAAAATAATGTAGCGTGCGAAGAAGTGATGGTTTATGAAACTCATCAAATAACACAGTCTTTTGACCGTACATTTGATGGTATATTGTTTTTTAGTCCGAGTGGTGTGAACGCTTTCGCGAAAGCGAACAAAAACACACGAGCAATAGACAGCACAGCGTTTTGCATAGGCGAGACCACTGCCACAACGGCAAGATTACACTTTAAAAAAGTAATCGTGTCTAATGCAACAACTATAGAAAGCACCATTGCTAAAGCGGTGAAAATATTGAAAGAATAA
- the hemE gene encoding uroporphyrinogen decarboxylase, protein MSIKNDLFLRALKGETVDRPPVWMMRQAGRYLPEFMEIKAKYDFFTRCQTPELASEITVQPIRRYGMDAAILFSDILVIPQAMNIDVEMKPNVGPWLPNPIRSAKDVEQVIVPDIDETLGYVMDAIKMTKEKLNDEIPLIGFAGSPWTILCYCVQGQGSKNFDKAKEFCFTQPLAAHALLQKITDTTIAYLKKKVEAGVNAVQVFDSWGGMLSPVDYQEFSWQYIQQIIDALKDEAPVIAFGKGCWFALDKMAKSGASALGVDWTCSARNARYLTGGNITLQGNFDPTRLFSPPSEIKRMVHEMINEFGKDKYIVNLGHGILPNIPIENAGAFIEAVKEYKA, encoded by the coding sequence ATGAGCATAAAAAACGACCTATTTTTAAGAGCACTTAAAGGAGAAACTGTAGACCGTCCACCAGTATGGATGATGCGTCAGGCTGGGAGATACCTTCCAGAATTTATGGAAATCAAAGCAAAGTATGACTTCTTTACACGCTGCCAGACTCCTGAGCTTGCGAGTGAGATTACCGTACAACCTATACGTCGTTATGGGATGGATGCTGCTATTTTATTTTCTGACATCTTAGTGATCCCACAGGCAATGAATATTGATGTAGAAATGAAGCCTAATGTAGGACCGTGGCTACCTAACCCTATACGGTCTGCAAAAGATGTGGAGCAAGTAATTGTTCCAGATATCGATGAGACGCTAGGCTATGTGATGGATGCCATTAAGATGACTAAGGAAAAACTCAATGACGAGATTCCGCTTATAGGTTTTGCAGGATCACCGTGGACGATACTTTGTTACTGTGTACAAGGTCAAGGGTCAAAAAACTTTGACAAGGCAAAAGAGTTTTGTTTTACACAACCACTAGCCGCGCACGCTTTACTTCAAAAAATCACAGATACTACCATTGCTTATCTTAAGAAAAAAGTAGAGGCTGGTGTAAATGCAGTACAAGTTTTTGATAGCTGGGGAGGAATGCTCTCACCAGTAGATTATCAAGAATTCTCGTGGCAATACATACAGCAAATTATAGACGCACTTAAAGATGAGGCTCCCGTAATTGCCTTTGGAAAAGGGTGCTGGTTTGCACTTGATAAAATGGCAAAATCTGGAGCATCTGCACTAGGTGTAGACTGGACGTGCTCTGCACGCAACGCTCGCTACCTTACTGGTGGTAATATCACGCTGCAAGGTAACTTTGACCCTACTCGATTATTCTCACCTCCTAGCGAGATCAAGAGAATGGTGCACGAGATGATTAATGAATTTGGCAAAGACAAGTATATTGTAAATCTTGGTCACGGTATTTTACCTAACATTCCTATAGAAAATGCTGGTGCATTTATAGAAGCAGTAAAAGAGTACAAAGCATAA